The following proteins are encoded in a genomic region of Streptomyces sp. SLBN-31:
- a CDS encoding M56 family metallopeptidase, with translation MYAVWLPLLVPLLAVPVARRGAELLPPRTAAWALTALALVLAGSSTAALALLALDGALRLPFVAALGHLSPHLLGDGSPATVPAAVLAALALAGLGVLVPWRARRHLRELRAAHRQCACEPGAGDLWVRRDVRPDAYALPGRPGRIVVTTGMLRALSAREREVLFAHERAHLMGRHHLFLAGAELAVALHPALRGLRAPLSYALERWADESAARATGDRALTARAVGRAALAAGAAGPAPRPRLSLTATAGPVPRRVTALLNRSAPVGQLLPRALACLLLACVTLSAGAALEAATDLHNGIETAQGETGHLSTHRG, from the coding sequence ATGTACGCCGTGTGGCTCCCGCTCCTGGTGCCGCTGCTCGCGGTGCCCGTGGCCCGGCGTGGCGCCGAGCTGCTGCCGCCGCGGACGGCCGCGTGGGCGCTGACCGCCCTGGCGCTGGTCCTCGCCGGTTCCAGTACGGCGGCGCTGGCGCTGCTCGCGCTGGACGGCGCCCTGCGGCTGCCCTTCGTGGCGGCGCTCGGCCACTTGTCCCCGCACCTGCTCGGCGACGGTTCGCCCGCCACCGTGCCGGCCGCGGTCCTGGCCGCCCTCGCGCTGGCCGGCCTGGGCGTGCTGGTGCCCTGGCGGGCCCGCCGCCATCTGCGGGAACTGCGCGCCGCCCATCGCCAGTGCGCGTGCGAGCCGGGCGCGGGCGACCTGTGGGTGCGGCGCGACGTACGTCCCGACGCCTACGCGCTGCCCGGCCGGCCAGGCCGCATCGTGGTGACCACCGGGATGCTGCGCGCCCTCAGCGCCCGGGAGCGTGAGGTGCTCTTCGCGCACGAGCGCGCCCATCTCATGGGCCGCCACCATCTCTTCCTCGCCGGCGCGGAGCTGGCCGTGGCGTTGCATCCCGCCCTGCGCGGCCTGCGGGCGCCGCTGTCGTACGCCCTGGAGCGCTGGGCCGACGAGTCCGCGGCGCGGGCGACCGGCGACCGCGCCCTGACCGCCCGCGCGGTCGGCCGCGCCGCGCTCGCCGCCGGTGCGGCGGGCCCCGCGCCCCGGCCGCGGCTGTCCCTGACGGCCACCGCGGGCCCGGTCCCACGCCGCGTCACCGCCCTGCTGAACCGCTCCGCGCCCGTCGGCCAGCTCCTCCCGCGTGCCCTGGCCTGCCTGCTCCTGGCCTGCGTCACCCTCTCGGCCGGCGCGGCCCTCGAAGCGGCCACCGACCTCCACAACGGCATCGAAACCGCCCAGGGCGAGACCGGCCACCTCTCGACACATCGCGGCTGA
- a CDS encoding response regulator transcription factor — protein sequence MIRVALVDDQALMRAGFRALLEAEDGIEVVGEAADGERGLALVRAHVPDIALIDVQMPVMTGIEATRLIAADPALAAVRVVILTNYGLDEYVFEALRAGASGFLLKDTEPADLLQGIDVVARGEALLSPSVTRTLIGEFVSRPPDRATAPGLDCLTRREREVTALAARGLTNEEIAGHMVISPFTAKTHISRAMTKLGARDRAQLVVFAYESGLVEPRRP from the coding sequence ATGATCCGGGTCGCGCTCGTCGACGACCAGGCGCTGATGCGCGCGGGGTTCCGCGCCCTGCTGGAGGCCGAGGACGGCATCGAGGTGGTGGGCGAGGCGGCGGACGGCGAGCGGGGCCTCGCCCTCGTCCGCGCGCACGTCCCCGACATCGCGCTGATCGACGTCCAGATGCCGGTGATGACGGGCATCGAGGCGACGCGGCTGATCGCCGCGGACCCCGCTCTGGCGGCCGTACGCGTAGTGATCCTCACCAATTACGGCCTCGACGAGTACGTCTTCGAGGCGCTGCGGGCGGGCGCCAGCGGCTTCCTCCTGAAGGACACCGAACCGGCCGACCTGCTCCAGGGCATCGACGTCGTCGCCCGGGGCGAGGCGCTGCTGTCCCCGTCGGTTACACGCACTCTGATCGGCGAGTTCGTCTCCCGGCCGCCGGACCGGGCGACGGCACCCGGCCTCGACTGCCTGACCCGCCGCGAACGCGAGGTGACGGCTCTGGCCGCCCGGGGCCTGACCAACGAGGAGATCGCCGGGCACATGGTCATCAGCCCGTTCACGGCCAAGACCCACATCAGCCGCGCCATGACGAAACTAGGGGCCCGCGACCGGGCCCAACTGGTCGTCTTCGCCTACGAGTCGGGGCTGGTGGAGCCGCGCCGGCCGTGA
- a CDS encoding sensor histidine kinase translates to MSGHFTPRKGLADVALAVVVGALAVTTAAFGRDTTAVDYALVALSSAVLAFHRVAPRTVALVAALCGAGYVLHAHPGPLSALPVFVAVATAAGAGHRGWAAVASGVFLGGWLATGPTTHDVVERTALLAGWFLCAVVAGQADRNWQAYLRQTERRALEAERTREEAALRRAGEERLRIARELHDSLTHSISIVKLQAGVAVHLAKKRGEEIPPALLAIQDASGEAMRELRATLEILRSDDEPTGTPALLVERARAAGLTAELTVTGEERPLTATVDRAVYRIVQEALTNAARHAGPAKVNVRLDYGDDDLAIRVEDDGTADPSRPPAPGVGLTGMRERVTALGGTLDTGPRAEGGFAVRARLPLGETR, encoded by the coding sequence ATGAGCGGGCACTTCACCCCACGCAAAGGGCTCGCCGACGTGGCCCTCGCGGTCGTCGTCGGTGCTCTCGCCGTGACCACGGCAGCCTTCGGCCGGGACACCACGGCCGTCGACTACGCCCTCGTCGCCCTGTCCTCGGCCGTCCTGGCGTTCCACCGTGTGGCCCCGCGCACGGTGGCGCTCGTCGCCGCGCTGTGCGGTGCCGGATACGTGCTGCACGCGCACCCCGGTCCGCTCTCGGCGCTGCCGGTCTTCGTCGCCGTGGCGACGGCGGCCGGCGCGGGACACCGGGGGTGGGCGGCCGTGGCGAGCGGGGTCTTCCTGGGAGGATGGCTGGCGACGGGCCCGACGACCCACGACGTGGTCGAGCGGACGGCGCTGCTCGCCGGCTGGTTCCTGTGCGCCGTGGTCGCGGGACAGGCCGACCGCAACTGGCAGGCGTACCTCCGCCAGACCGAGCGGCGAGCGCTGGAGGCCGAGCGGACCAGGGAGGAGGCCGCCCTGCGCCGCGCCGGTGAGGAACGCCTGCGCATCGCAAGGGAGTTGCACGACTCCCTCACTCACAGCATCTCGATCGTCAAGCTCCAGGCGGGCGTCGCCGTCCACCTGGCGAAGAAGCGCGGCGAGGAGATACCGCCCGCGCTGCTCGCCATCCAGGACGCGAGCGGCGAGGCCATGCGCGAACTGCGCGCCACCCTGGAGATCCTGCGCTCCGACGACGAGCCCACCGGCACGCCCGCGCTGCTGGTCGAGCGGGCCCGCGCGGCGGGCCTCACCGCCGAACTCACGGTGACCGGCGAGGAACGGCCACTGACGGCCACGGTCGACCGCGCCGTCTACCGCATCGTGCAGGAGGCCCTGACCAACGCGGCCCGGCACGCGGGCCCGGCCAAGGTGAACGTCCGGCTCGACTACGGGGACGACGACCTGGCGATACGCGTCGAGGACGACGGCACCGCCGACCCGTCCCGACCTCCCGCCCCCGGCGTGGGTCTGACCGGCATGCGTGAACGCGTCACGGCACTGGGCGGCACACTGGACACCGGCCCGCGCGCGGAGGGCGGTTTCGCGGTACGGGCGCGGCTGCCGCTGGGGGAGACGCGGTGA
- a CDS encoding gamma-glutamyltransferase family protein — MQFTTRPTLQGTFGMVSSTHWLASQSAMAVLEDDGNAFDAAVAGAFVLHVVEPHLNGPAGEVPILLAPAGGEVRVLCGQGVAPAAATVAHYRGLGLDLVPGTGPLAAAVPGAFDAWMLLLRDHGTKPLADVLKYAVGYAEHGHAPVENVGATVETVRELFETEWTSSAEVYLPDGRPPHPGELLRNPALAATWKRLLTEVAGSGDRVAEIEAAREVWRSGFIAEALVRQSARPTMDTSGERHTGTLTAADLTGWSATYESPATYDWNGWTLCKAGPWSQGPVLLQQLALLPAELPAHGSADYLHLLIEGCKLAMADREAWYGDAAEVPVDELLSAEYNTARRALVGDKASYELRPGSPGGRAPRLSAHAHVVVTDEPGFSPMGAGEPTVAKSPASPVPGEPPVSPDGTTRGDTCHLDVVDRWGNMVAATPSGGWLQSNPVVPELGFPLGTRLQMTWLEEGLPNSLTPGRRPRTTLTPSIALRDGVPVMAFGTPGGDQQDQWQLHFFLAVALRAPVRGGLDLQGAIDAPNWHNDSFAGSFYPRGMRPGSVTVESRTGSDVVEELRRRGHHVTVGDPWSEGRLCAVARDPRTGILSAAANPRGMQGYAVGR; from the coding sequence ATGCAGTTCACGACCCGGCCGACCCTCCAGGGCACCTTCGGCATGGTGTCCTCCACCCACTGGCTCGCCTCGCAGTCCGCGATGGCCGTGCTGGAGGACGACGGCAACGCCTTCGACGCGGCCGTCGCCGGGGCGTTCGTGCTGCATGTCGTCGAGCCGCACCTCAACGGCCCCGCCGGCGAGGTGCCGATCCTGCTCGCGCCGGCCGGCGGCGAGGTGCGGGTGCTGTGCGGACAGGGCGTCGCACCCGCCGCAGCGACCGTCGCCCACTACCGGGGACTCGGCCTGGACCTCGTGCCCGGCACCGGACCGCTCGCCGCAGCCGTCCCCGGCGCCTTCGACGCCTGGATGCTGCTGCTGCGCGACCACGGGACGAAACCCCTCGCCGACGTCCTCAAGTACGCCGTCGGATACGCCGAACACGGGCACGCGCCCGTGGAGAACGTCGGCGCGACCGTCGAGACGGTCCGCGAGCTGTTCGAGACGGAGTGGACCTCGTCGGCCGAGGTGTACCTGCCGGACGGTCGGCCCCCGCATCCCGGCGAGCTGCTGCGCAACCCCGCCCTCGCCGCCACCTGGAAGCGGCTGCTCACCGAGGTCGCCGGCAGCGGGGACCGGGTCGCCGAGATCGAGGCCGCGCGCGAGGTGTGGCGCTCCGGCTTCATCGCCGAGGCCCTGGTACGCCAGTCCGCCCGCCCCACCATGGACACCAGCGGCGAGCGCCACACCGGCACCCTCACGGCCGCCGACCTCACCGGCTGGTCCGCCACCTACGAGAGCCCGGCGACGTACGACTGGAACGGCTGGACCCTGTGCAAGGCGGGCCCCTGGAGCCAGGGCCCCGTCCTGCTCCAGCAGCTCGCCCTGCTCCCGGCCGAGCTGCCCGCCCACGGCTCCGCCGACTACCTCCACCTGCTGATCGAGGGCTGCAAGCTCGCCATGGCCGACCGGGAGGCCTGGTACGGCGACGCCGCCGAGGTGCCGGTCGACGAGCTGCTGTCCGCCGAGTACAACACCGCCCGGCGCGCGCTCGTCGGCGACAAGGCCTCGTACGAGCTGCGCCCCGGCAGCCCCGGCGGACGCGCACCGCGGCTCAGCGCGCACGCGCACGTGGTGGTCACCGATGAGCCGGGGTTCAGCCCCATGGGCGCGGGAGAGCCCACCGTGGCGAAGAGCCCTGCCTCCCCGGTGCCCGGTGAGCCGCCCGTCTCCCCGGACGGCACCACCCGGGGCGACACCTGCCACCTCGACGTCGTCGACCGTTGGGGGAACATGGTCGCCGCCACCCCCAGCGGCGGCTGGCTGCAGTCCAACCCCGTCGTGCCCGAACTGGGCTTCCCGCTCGGCACCAGGCTGCAGATGACCTGGCTGGAGGAGGGCCTGCCGAACTCGCTCACCCCCGGCCGCCGCCCCCGCACCACCCTCACCCCCTCCATCGCCCTGCGCGACGGCGTCCCGGTGATGGCGTTCGGCACGCCCGGAGGCGACCAGCAGGACCAGTGGCAGCTGCACTTCTTCCTGGCCGTCGCGCTGCGCGCACCCGTCCGCGGGGGCCTCGACCTGCAGGGCGCGATCGACGCCCCGAACTGGCACAACGACAGCTTCGCGGGCTCCTTCTACCCGCGCGGCATGCGACCGGGAAGCGTGACCGTGGAGTCACGGACGGGCTCGGACGTCGTCGAGGAGCTGCGCCGGCGCGGCCACCACGTCACCGTGGGCGACCCGTGGTCCGAGGGACGGCTGTGCGCGGTCGCACGCGATCCACGTACCGGCATCCTGTCGGCGGCGGCGAACCCGCGCGGGATGCAGGGATACGCCGTCGGCCGGTGA
- a CDS encoding DedA family protein: MAAAQFAVAQAVNVLDAGSLLSAFGAIGVAAVLFAETGLLVGFFLPGDSLLFTAGLLCANGVRGSVHLSLGQVLAAAVVGALLGAQTGYWIGRRGGRALLARSRARKLHEGAARAEELLARYGHAKAVVLARFVPVVRTVLNPLAGALDVPVRVFTLWQVAGGLVWTIGLVLGGYALGSSVPNVDRYLLPMVAVVVLVSLTPLALEARRARARRASSEVSS; this comes from the coding sequence ATGGCAGCTGCCCAGTTCGCCGTGGCCCAAGCGGTGAACGTCCTGGACGCGGGGTCCCTGCTGTCCGCCTTCGGCGCAATCGGCGTCGCCGCGGTGCTGTTCGCCGAGACCGGCCTGCTGGTCGGCTTCTTCCTGCCCGGGGACTCGCTGCTGTTCACGGCGGGGCTGCTGTGCGCGAACGGCGTCCGCGGCTCCGTGCACCTCTCGCTCGGGCAGGTGCTGGCCGCGGCCGTGGTGGGAGCGCTGCTCGGGGCGCAGACCGGGTACTGGATAGGGCGTCGCGGAGGCCGTGCGCTGCTGGCGCGCAGCAGGGCGAGGAAGCTGCACGAGGGCGCGGCCCGGGCCGAGGAACTGCTCGCGCGGTACGGCCACGCGAAGGCCGTCGTGCTGGCCCGCTTCGTGCCGGTGGTGCGCACCGTACTGAACCCGCTGGCCGGCGCACTGGACGTGCCGGTGCGGGTTTTCACGCTCTGGCAGGTGGCCGGCGGCCTGGTGTGGACGATCGGTCTCGTGCTCGGCGGCTACGCCCTGGGCTCCTCGGTTCCGAACGTCGACCGCTACCTCCTTCCCATGGTCGCCGTCGTGGTCCTCGTTTCCCTGACCCCGCTCGCTCTCGAGGCACGCCGCGCGCGTGCCCGCCGCGCCTCTTCGGAGGTCTCCTCATGA
- a CDS encoding NAD(P)/FAD-dependent oxidoreductase — protein MLDAVVVGAGPNGLTAAVELARRGFSVAVFEARGTVGGGARTEELTLPGFRHDPCSAAHPLGINSPAFRALPLERYGLRWLHAELPMAHPFLDGSAAVLSRSVAETAASFGSRDAGAYRRLVAPFLSKWDTLTRDFMSLPLTALPRDPVTLARFGLAGLPPSTWLTRRFHDEPAKTLFAGLVAHVMAPLNGFATGAIGLVFALAAHARGWPVAEGGSQSISDALTAYLKDLGGLVHTDYEVKRLDDLPPARAYVFDTSPTALARIAGFGRYYENYKYGPGVFKIDYALDGPVPWTAEPARAAGTVQIGADSREIGAALRAASREGRAPDPPFMITVQPGVVDPTRAPEGKHVFWAYAHVPSGWTGDLTDVMERQLERFAPGFRDRVLARATAGPAELAARNANYIGGDIGTGAVAGLQILLRPKLSLFPYHTPHPAVFICSSATPPGPGVHGMSGHNAAKAVWRRLRQTG, from the coding sequence ATGCTGGATGCTGTCGTGGTGGGTGCGGGGCCGAACGGACTGACGGCCGCCGTGGAGCTGGCCCGCCGCGGCTTCTCCGTGGCCGTCTTCGAGGCCCGCGGCACCGTCGGCGGGGGTGCCCGCACCGAAGAGCTCACCCTGCCCGGCTTCCGGCACGACCCGTGCTCCGCCGCCCATCCGCTGGGCATCAACTCCCCGGCGTTCCGCGCCCTGCCCCTGGAGCGGTACGGCCTGAGGTGGCTGCACGCCGAGCTGCCCATGGCCCACCCCTTCCTCGACGGCAGCGCCGCCGTGTTGTCCCGCTCGGTCGCCGAGACGGCCGCGTCGTTCGGCTCCCGGGACGCGGGCGCGTACCGCAGGCTGGTCGCGCCGTTCCTGTCCAAGTGGGACACCCTCACGCGCGACTTCATGTCCCTGCCGCTGACCGCGCTGCCCCGCGACCCGGTGACTCTCGCCCGCTTCGGGCTCGCCGGCCTGCCCCCGTCGACCTGGCTCACCCGCCGCTTCCACGACGAGCCGGCCAAGACCCTCTTCGCCGGCCTCGTGGCCCATGTGATGGCCCCCCTGAACGGTTTCGCGACCGGCGCCATCGGTCTCGTCTTCGCGCTCGCCGCCCACGCGCGGGGCTGGCCCGTCGCCGAGGGCGGCTCCCAGTCGATCTCGGACGCCCTGACCGCCTACCTCAAGGACCTCGGCGGCCTGGTCCATACCGACTACGAGGTCAAGCGCCTCGACGACCTGCCGCCCGCGCGGGCCTACGTCTTCGACACCTCACCCACCGCCCTGGCCCGCATCGCCGGCTTCGGCCGCTACTACGAGAACTACAAGTACGGCCCCGGCGTCTTCAAGATCGACTACGCGCTGGACGGCCCGGTCCCGTGGACCGCCGAACCGGCCCGGGCCGCCGGCACCGTCCAGATCGGCGCGGACAGCAGGGAGATCGGGGCCGCCCTGCGCGCGGCCTCCCGGGAGGGCAGGGCACCCGACCCGCCCTTCATGATCACCGTCCAGCCCGGCGTCGTCGACCCCACCCGCGCACCCGAGGGCAAGCACGTCTTCTGGGCGTACGCGCACGTCCCGAGCGGCTGGACGGGCGACCTCACGGACGTCATGGAGCGCCAACTGGAGCGTTTCGCCCCGGGTTTCCGCGACCGCGTCCTGGCCCGCGCCACCGCCGGCCCGGCCGAACTCGCCGCCCGCAACGCCAACTACATCGGCGGTGACATCGGCACCGGCGCGGTGGCGGGACTGCAGATCCTGCTGCGCCCCAAGCTGTCCCTGTTCCCGTACCACACCCCCCACCCGGCGGTCTTCATCTGCTCCTCGGCGACCCCACCGGGCCCGGGTGTACACGGCATGTCCGGTCACAACGCGGCGAAGGCGGTCTGGCGCAGGCTGCGGCAGACGGGCTGA
- a CDS encoding BlaI/MecI/CopY family transcriptional regulator, with the protein MPHGQIDEPFDGPDDGRPERRPAGELEASVLAALWAADGPLTPGAVQLELGDGLARTTVTTILTRLHAKGVVTRARSGRGYAYAPTQDSPGLTARRMHAELDKDRDRGTVLARFVSDLSPEDERLLRGLLADGAAGADDTA; encoded by the coding sequence ATGCCCCACGGGCAGATTGACGAGCCGTTCGACGGCCCGGACGACGGGCGCCCGGAACGACGGCCGGCGGGCGAGCTGGAGGCGAGCGTCCTGGCCGCGCTGTGGGCGGCCGACGGTCCGCTCACCCCCGGCGCCGTCCAGCTGGAGCTCGGCGACGGACTGGCCCGCACCACCGTCACCACGATTCTCACCCGGCTGCACGCCAAGGGCGTGGTGACCAGGGCACGCTCCGGGCGCGGCTACGCCTACGCCCCCACCCAGGACTCCCCCGGCCTCACCGCCCGCCGTATGCACGCCGAACTCGACAAGGACCGGGACCGCGGCACCGTCCTGGCCCGCTTCGTGTCCGATCTGAGCCCCGAGGACGAGCGGCTGCTGCGCGGTCTGCTGGCGGACGGTGCCGCCGGCGCGGACGACACCGCGTGA
- a CDS encoding inositol monophosphatase family protein, with protein sequence MIDDTETNEEFLAGHEEFLTKHAADVEEAVRAAAAAEIMPRFRRLAAHEVDQKNGPHDLVTDADRLAERYLTGTLGALLPGSVVVGEEAVHANPATYEAIGGDAPVWIVDPVDGTRQFVHGDPGFCTLVALAHHGVLLASWTYAPARGQLATAVRGQGAFLDGERLHAGSPAPGRDLQVATSHPDYTTDDQKRALLGLWTDGVAPRACGSAGLEYLAIARGESDATAFSWEAAWDHAAGLLLVEEAGGAHLTVTGEPFRITGGNALPFTAARDAATARRVVGLLSATA encoded by the coding sequence ATGATCGACGACACGGAAACCAACGAAGAGTTTCTCGCCGGACACGAAGAGTTCCTCACCAAGCACGCGGCCGACGTCGAGGAGGCGGTCCGCGCCGCCGCCGCGGCCGAGATCATGCCGCGCTTCCGCCGGCTCGCCGCCCACGAGGTCGACCAGAAGAACGGACCGCACGACCTCGTGACCGACGCCGACCGGCTGGCCGAGCGGTACCTCACCGGGACGCTGGGCGCCCTGCTGCCCGGCTCCGTCGTGGTCGGCGAGGAAGCGGTGCACGCGAACCCGGCGACGTACGAGGCGATCGGCGGCGACGCCCCGGTCTGGATAGTCGACCCCGTCGACGGCACCCGTCAGTTCGTGCACGGCGACCCCGGGTTCTGCACGCTGGTCGCCCTCGCGCACCACGGGGTCCTGCTCGCCTCCTGGACGTACGCACCGGCCCGTGGACAACTCGCCACCGCCGTGCGGGGCCAGGGCGCCTTCCTCGACGGCGAGCGACTCCACGCCGGCTCACCCGCACCCGGCCGGGACCTCCAAGTGGCCACCTCCCACCCGGACTACACCACCGACGACCAGAAGCGCGCCCTGCTCGGCCTGTGGACCGACGGCGTCGCGCCGCGCGCCTGCGGCTCGGCCGGCCTGGAGTATCTCGCCATCGCCCGCGGCGAGTCCGATGCGACCGCCTTCTCATGGGAAGCGGCATGGGATCACGCCGCGGGCCTGCTGCTGGTCGAGGAGGCGGGCGGCGCCCACCTGACCGTCACCGGCGAGCCCTTCCGTATCACCGGGGGCAACGCCCTGCCGTTCACCGCGGCCCGTGACGCGGCCACGGCCCGCAGGGTGGTGGGGCTGCTGTCGGCCACTGCCTGA
- a CDS encoding O-acetyl-ADP-ribose deacetylase, with the protein MTSITLVRGDITQQSVDAVVNAANSSLLGGGGVDGAIHRRGGPEILEECRRLRASLPHSQLRSSGGTPIGKGLPTGRAVATTAGRLDARWVIHTVGPVWSATEDRSDLLASCYRESLRVADELGAVTVAFPAISTGVYRWPMDDAARIAVETVRGTPTAVEEVRFVLFDDAAYETFAQRLG; encoded by the coding sequence ATGACCAGCATCACCCTCGTCCGGGGCGACATCACCCAGCAGTCCGTCGACGCCGTCGTCAACGCGGCGAACTCCTCCCTCCTCGGCGGCGGTGGCGTCGACGGCGCCATCCACCGGCGGGGCGGCCCGGAGATCCTCGAGGAGTGCCGCAGGCTCCGCGCGTCCCTCCCCCACTCTCAGCTTCGCTCGAGCGGGGGGACCCCCATCGGCAAGGGCCTCCCCACCGGCCGGGCGGTCGCGACGACCGCCGGCCGGCTGGACGCGCGATGGGTGATCCACACGGTCGGCCCGGTCTGGTCGGCCACCGAGGACCGCTCCGACCTGCTCGCCTCCTGCTACCGCGAGTCGCTGCGCGTCGCCGACGAACTGGGCGCCGTGACGGTCGCCTTCCCGGCGATCTCCACCGGCGTGTACCGGTGGCCGATGGACGACGCCGCCCGTATCGCGGTCGAGACGGTACGCGGGACGCCGACGGCCGTCGAAGAGGTGCGGTTCGTCCTCTTCGACGACGCCGCGTACGAGACCTTCGCCCAGCGACTCGGCTGA
- a CDS encoding M1 family aminopeptidase, translating into MRTIPHRSVAVRALAVTALAGVSLLPAGPATAAPDAAAACTPAQVVANGGFESGTSPWTQSSTSVITSRSGETPHGGTSYAWLDGTGATHTDTLSQSVTIPSGCSTATLSFWLHIDTTETTSSTAYDKLTAKIGGTALATYSNLDKNTGYVKKTLDVSSFAGQTVSLAFTGTEDSSLQTSFVLDDVALDTSGGTTPPADSTRTPAAPSYTVSLSSNTSGTVWTGHESATFTNASSTALNEVYLRLWDNYHGTCDAMPITVTNVSGGTAGSPSVGCTALPVTLPAPLAQGQSATIGFDLGITVPSGADRFGHDGAFSFIGNALPVLAVKDGAGWHLDPYTNNGESFYSLAADFKVTLDHPSTLLVPATGTSVDTPGSSGRTVTTATASKVRDFAWAAGPFSKISGTSTAGTAINVYSVSNISSSDAQSMLSTAKTAVDAHAARFGAYPYGELDAVIDNNYWFGGMEYPGFVLDLVSTTALTHEIGHQWWYGIVGDDEYNSPWLDEAFTDYATDLALGKTGTSCWNSVSWASSAEKITNSMAYWDAHSSRYSTVVYGYGKCALHDLRRLIGDTAMTKLLKDYAGSHWYGVSTTAEFKAAAQAATTTDLTSFWSTHRIDG; encoded by the coding sequence GTGAGAACCATCCCCCACAGATCCGTCGCCGTGCGCGCCCTCGCCGTCACCGCACTGGCCGGGGTGTCCCTTCTCCCCGCCGGTCCGGCGACCGCCGCGCCCGACGCCGCGGCCGCCTGCACCCCGGCCCAGGTCGTCGCCAACGGCGGCTTCGAGAGCGGTACTTCACCGTGGACGCAGTCGTCCACGAGCGTGATCACCAGCCGTTCCGGCGAGACCCCGCACGGCGGCACGAGCTACGCCTGGCTGGACGGCACCGGCGCCACGCACACGGACACGCTCTCCCAGAGCGTCACGATCCCGTCCGGCTGCTCCACCGCCACCCTGTCCTTCTGGCTCCACATCGACACCACCGAGACGACCTCCTCGACCGCCTACGACAAGCTGACGGCGAAGATCGGCGGCACGGCCCTGGCCACCTACTCGAACCTCGACAAGAACACCGGGTACGTCAAGAAGACCCTCGACGTCTCGTCCTTCGCGGGCCAGACGGTCAGCCTCGCCTTCACCGGCACCGAGGACTCCAGCCTCCAGACCAGCTTCGTCCTCGACGACGTCGCCCTCGACACCTCGGGCGGCACGACCCCGCCGGCCGACTCGACGCGGACCCCGGCCGCACCCTCGTACACCGTCAGCCTGAGCAGCAACACCAGCGGTACCGTCTGGACCGGCCACGAGAGCGCGACCTTCACCAACGCCTCCTCGACGGCGCTGAACGAGGTGTACCTGCGGCTGTGGGACAACTACCACGGCACCTGCGACGCGATGCCGATCACGGTCACCAACGTCAGTGGCGGTACGGCCGGTTCGCCGTCCGTCGGCTGCACGGCCCTGCCCGTCACCCTGCCCGCACCCCTGGCGCAGGGGCAGTCCGCCACGATCGGCTTCGACCTGGGCATCACCGTGCCCAGCGGCGCCGACCGGTTCGGCCACGACGGGGCGTTCAGCTTCATCGGCAACGCGCTGCCCGTCCTCGCGGTCAAGGACGGCGCCGGCTGGCACCTGGACCCGTACACGAACAACGGCGAGTCGTTCTACTCCCTGGCCGCCGACTTCAAGGTGACCCTCGACCACCCGAGCACCCTGCTGGTCCCGGCCACCGGCACCTCGGTCGACACCCCCGGCTCCAGCGGACGCACCGTCACCACGGCGACCGCCTCCAAGGTGCGTGACTTCGCGTGGGCGGCCGGGCCGTTCAGCAAGATCTCCGGCACCTCCACCGCCGGCACCGCGATCAACGTCTACTCCGTCTCGAACATCAGCTCCTCCGACGCCCAGTCGATGCTCAGCACGGCGAAGACGGCCGTCGACGCGCACGCCGCGCGCTTCGGGGCCTATCCCTACGGGGAGTTGGACGCCGTCATCGACAACAACTACTGGTTCGGCGGCATGGAGTACCCCGGCTTCGTCCTCGACCTCGTCAGCACCACCGCGCTCACCCACGAGATCGGCCACCAGTGGTGGTACGGCATCGTCGGCGACGACGAGTACAACAGCCCCTGGCTGGACGAGGCGTTCACCGACTACGCCACCGACCTCGCCCTCGGCAAGACCGGCACCAGCTGCTGGAACAGCGTCTCCTGGGCATCGTCGGCGGAGAAGATCACCAACTCCATGGCGTACTGGGACGCCCACTCCTCCCGCTACTCCACCGTCGTCTACGGCTACGGCAAGTGCGCCCTGCACGACCTGCGCCGGCTGATCGGCGACACCGCGATGACCAAGTTGCTGAAGGACTACGCCGGTTCGCACTGGTACGGCGTGTCGACCACGGCCGAGTTCAAGGCGGCGGCGCAGGCCGCGACGACCACGGACCTGACGTCGTTCTGGAGCACGCACCGCATCGACGGCTGA